From Triticum urartu cultivar G1812 chromosome 2, Tu2.1, whole genome shotgun sequence, a single genomic window includes:
- the LOC125538105 gene encoding dirigent protein 22-like yields MATILFASAADGVGTQDAPKHLHFYMHDAYTPKPTTVLIVNGTGQPLKGSGGGARFGDTVVMDDRLTEGPTLASRVVGRAQGFYVTASQGDPAMLLAMNVLLEDGPYNGSSLTVMGRNNIAMPERELAVVGGTGVFRMATGYVLWKTASWTGRNAVLELDAFVYVSPAAAGA; encoded by the coding sequence ATGGCCACCATCCTTTTTGCCTCGGCCGCCGACGGCGTGGGTACGCAGGACGCCCCCAAACATCTCCACTTCTACATGCACGACGCCTACACTCCCAAACCCACCACTGTTCTAATCGTCAACGGGACCGGCCAGCCGCTGaagggctccggcggcggcgcccgGTTCGGTGACACGGTGGTCATGGACGACCGCCTCACCGAGGGCCCTACGCTGGCGTCGAGAGTCGTCGGGCGTGCCCAGGGATTCTACGTGACAGCATCCCAGGGCGACCCCGCGATGCTCCTCGCCATGAACGTGCTGCTCGAGGACGGGCCTTATAACGGGAGCTCGCTGACCGTGATGGGCCGCAACAACATCGCGATGCCGGAGCGGGAGCTGGCGGTGGTTGGCGGGACCGGGGTTTTCAGGATGGCCACCGGGTACGTGCTCTGGAAAACTGCGAGCTGGACCGGGAGGAACGCCGTCCTCGAGCTGGATGCCTTCGTCTACGTGAGTCCGGCGGCCGCCGGTGCATGA